Proteins from a genomic interval of Nitrospina gracilis Nb-211:
- the flgC gene encoding flagellar basal body rod protein FlgC: MDFLTSIQVSASGLNVQRQRMDAIASNLANIETTRTPEGGPYKRKDVVVSAVPMNEDFAATLHQQMFDSIREAHVAEIVEDQSEPQMVFQPSHPDANEQGYVAMPNINLMEEMVNLINATRSFEANIQAMNSAKTMALRAIDLGR, encoded by the coding sequence ATGGATTTTTTGACGTCGATCCAGGTCAGCGCCTCCGGGCTGAACGTCCAGCGCCAGCGCATGGACGCCATCGCCAGCAACCTGGCGAACATCGAGACCACCCGCACGCCGGAAGGCGGCCCCTACAAGCGCAAGGATGTGGTGGTGTCTGCCGTCCCGATGAACGAGGACTTCGCCGCCACCCTGCATCAGCAAATGTTCGACAGCATCCGCGAGGCGCACGTCGCGGAGATCGTCGAGGATCAGTCGGAACCGCAAATGGTGTTCCAGCCGAGCCACCCGGACGCCAACGAGCAGGGTTACGTGGCCATGCCGAACATCAATCTGATGGAAGAGATGGTGAACCTGATCAACGCCACGCGCTCGTTTGAGGCGAACATCCAGGCGATGAACTCGGCGAAGACGATGGCGCTGAGGGCGATCGATCTCGGCCGATAG
- a CDS encoding nicotinate phosphoribosyltransferase: MKDLTPQPGDALLIVDLQNDFLPGGSLAVPDGDQVIAPLNRYAETFRQKSLPIFASRDWHPEHHCSFEKQGGPWPPHCIQNTEGADFAQELNLAEATVISKAETEEADAYSAFQGTDLDRQLKACGVRRLFIGGLATDYCVLNTVRDAVKNTYEVILLEDAIRAANVNAGDEARALSEMRNLGCRSATVQDVCLDPLQTNALLTDLYQLTMYKSYLDQEMTRPAVFEFFVRDLPSRRNFLMCAGVEPVLRYLETLRFSPQELDALKRSGRFTDEFLDHLQGFRFTGDVDAMPEGTVFFSNEPVLRITAPMPEAQFVETRVINLLHYSILVASKAARCVLAARGKAHLVDFGLRRAHGAEAGWLAARSAYLAGFDGTATVLAEATDGIPLYGTMAHSYVQAHNSEEEAFREFCRSWPQNNVLLLDTYDVMRATEIVIKLSGKLKKEGIRIRGVRLDSGDMQAQALEVRKRLDEAGLQHIKIFASGNLDEHEIAQYAANSIPVEGFGVGTRLVVSDDAPFLECAYKLQEYDGKPRRKRSTGKATLPGAKQVFRSQDAHGQFTGDHLGLADEKLEGETLLAPMMRGGRRLRPPVSLQAQRTHAARQLQSLPESLRSLDAAEPYPVAVSEALQALTHKVDTQPYASGMGLNGSVFRMIADFFRKAF, translated from the coding sequence ATGAAGGACCTGACGCCACAACCCGGTGACGCCCTGCTGATCGTCGATCTGCAAAACGACTTTCTGCCCGGCGGCAGTCTGGCCGTGCCCGACGGGGATCAGGTCATCGCCCCGCTCAACCGGTATGCGGAAACCTTCCGCCAGAAATCCCTACCCATCTTCGCCAGTCGCGACTGGCATCCGGAGCACCACTGTTCGTTCGAAAAACAGGGAGGCCCCTGGCCGCCGCACTGCATCCAGAACACAGAGGGCGCGGACTTCGCCCAGGAGTTGAACCTGGCCGAGGCCACCGTCATCAGCAAAGCCGAGACGGAGGAAGCCGATGCCTATTCTGCGTTCCAGGGGACCGACCTCGACCGCCAACTGAAAGCCTGTGGTGTGCGCCGCCTGTTCATCGGCGGGCTCGCCACCGATTACTGCGTGCTCAACACCGTGCGCGACGCGGTGAAAAACACGTACGAGGTGATTCTGCTGGAGGACGCCATCCGCGCCGCCAACGTGAATGCGGGGGATGAAGCCCGGGCATTGAGCGAGATGCGGAACCTGGGGTGCCGCTCGGCCACGGTGCAGGACGTCTGCCTCGATCCCCTGCAAACCAACGCGCTCCTCACCGACCTCTACCAGCTCACCATGTATAAAAGTTATCTCGACCAGGAGATGACCCGGCCGGCGGTGTTCGAGTTTTTTGTGCGCGATCTGCCCTCCCGCCGCAATTTCCTGATGTGCGCCGGGGTGGAGCCGGTCCTGCGCTACCTGGAGACCCTGCGGTTTTCCCCGCAGGAGTTGGATGCGTTGAAACGGAGCGGACGCTTTACCGATGAGTTCCTCGACCACCTGCAAGGGTTCCGCTTTACCGGAGACGTGGACGCCATGCCGGAAGGCACGGTGTTCTTCTCCAACGAACCGGTCCTGCGCATCACCGCCCCTATGCCGGAAGCACAGTTTGTGGAAACACGCGTCATCAACCTCCTGCATTATTCCATCCTCGTGGCGAGCAAGGCGGCGCGTTGCGTGCTGGCGGCCCGTGGCAAGGCGCACCTCGTCGATTTCGGCCTGCGGCGCGCGCATGGGGCGGAGGCCGGGTGGCTTGCGGCGCGGTCTGCGTACCTCGCCGGATTCGACGGCACCGCCACGGTATTGGCGGAGGCCACCGACGGCATCCCGCTGTACGGGACCATGGCTCATTCCTATGTCCAGGCGCACAACAGCGAGGAAGAGGCATTTCGTGAATTTTGCCGATCCTGGCCGCAAAACAACGTCCTCCTGCTCGACACGTATGACGTGATGCGCGCCACCGAAATCGTCATCAAGCTTTCCGGCAAACTCAAAAAGGAAGGCATTCGCATTCGAGGCGTGAGGCTGGACAGCGGCGACATGCAGGCGCAGGCACTCGAGGTGCGCAAGCGGCTGGACGAGGCCGGGCTGCAACACATTAAAATTTTCGCAAGCGGCAACCTCGACGAACATGAAATCGCCCAATACGCGGCGAACTCCATACCGGTGGAAGGGTTCGGCGTCGGCACGCGGCTGGTGGTGTCCGACGACGCGCCGTTCCTCGAATGCGCTTACAAGCTGCAGGAATACGACGGCAAGCCGCGGCGCAAACGGTCCACGGGCAAAGCCACCCTGCCCGGAGCCAAGCAGGTGTTCCGGTCGCAGGATGCCCACGGGCAGTTCACCGGCGATCACCTGGGACTGGCTGATGAAAAACTCGAAGGAGAAACCCTGCTCGCGCCGATGATGCGCGGTGGACGCCGCCTGCGCCCGCCCGTTTCCCTGCAAGCCCAGCGCACTCATGCGGCACGCCAACTGCAATCCCTGCCGGAATCCTTACGGTCTTTGGACGCGGCGGAGCCATATCCCGTTGCCGTCTCCGAGGCCCTGCAGGCGTTGACGCACAAGGTGGACACACAACCCTATGCCTCCGGCATGGGGCTCAACGGATCGGTGTTCCGCATGATTGCGGATTTTTTCAGGAAAGCGTTTTAG
- a CDS encoding sensor domain-containing diguanylate cyclase, whose product MDPIDQIKLKETRQVLELVKHQKDMLGESLVSLDLFLYLHKSISLLHLDDIKPVLLEKLPHILAIRYFSLFLYNPSQMELTLASSNHLNMEKPLSFSVSESGVMQDALNQKRYIFESDFTTSKYFKGRRNPLFRNNFFLCVPLMIENKIIGVINVNDSEKGFLSVSDMDYILNVLEFVALSVSNALLHEKTEMLSITDGLTQLYDHRQMMHILGKEFDRCKRYQSPLSLLMMDIDNFKSINDTYGHQKGDEVLVALATVMNRLCRSNDTAARYGGEEFAVVLPETDKQGAKVIAERIRQGMAKVSFNSGNSHEFGVTVSGGIAELNLSTMSSVSDLIQAADRALYQAKERGRDRVVLGG is encoded by the coding sequence ATGGACCCGATCGATCAGATCAAACTGAAAGAGACCCGGCAGGTCCTGGAACTGGTGAAGCACCAGAAAGACATGCTGGGCGAATCCCTGGTCAGTCTGGACCTGTTTTTGTACCTCCATAAAAGCATCAGCCTTCTGCACCTGGACGACATCAAGCCCGTCCTGCTGGAAAAGCTCCCGCACATCCTCGCCATCCGCTACTTTTCGCTGTTTCTGTACAACCCGTCGCAGATGGAGTTGACGCTCGCCTCCAGCAATCACCTCAACATGGAAAAACCGCTCAGTTTCAGCGTGTCTGAATCCGGGGTCATGCAGGATGCATTGAACCAGAAGCGGTATATTTTTGAGTCGGATTTCACCACCTCCAAGTATTTCAAAGGCCGAAGGAATCCTCTTTTTAGAAATAACTTTTTTCTGTGTGTACCGCTGATGATCGAAAACAAGATCATCGGCGTCATCAACGTCAACGACAGCGAAAAGGGATTCTTGTCGGTATCGGACATGGATTACATCCTGAACGTTCTGGAGTTCGTCGCCCTGTCCGTGAGCAACGCCCTGTTGCACGAAAAGACAGAAATGCTTTCCATCACCGACGGCCTGACGCAGCTGTACGATCACCGGCAGATGATGCACATTCTGGGAAAAGAGTTCGACCGGTGCAAGCGCTATCAATCCCCGCTTTCCCTGCTGATGATGGACATCGACAATTTCAAGAGCATCAACGACACCTACGGTCATCAGAAAGGGGATGAAGTGCTAGTGGCGCTGGCCACGGTGATGAACCGGCTGTGCCGGTCAAACGACACCGCGGCGCGGTATGGCGGCGAGGAGTTCGCCGTCGTCCTGCCCGAGACGGACAAGCAAGGTGCGAAGGTGATCGCCGAACGCATCCGCCAGGGCATGGCCAAGGTTTCGTTTAATTCCGGAAACTCACACGAGTTCGGGGTCACCGTCAGTGGTGGCATCGCGGAATTGAATTTGTCCACCATGTCCTCGGTTTCCGACCTGATTCAGGCCGCCGACCGCGCCCTGTACCAGGCCAAGGAAAGGGGACGGGACCGTGTGGTGCTGGGAGGATGA
- a CDS encoding sigma-54-dependent transcriptional regulator: MKTKRHILIVDDEPDMRAALTAALKREGHDLKTAENGKEALNLVEIEDFDLVISDVKMPKMTGAELLKAIKELKPETRVIMMTAYGTIDNAVESMKQGAFDYLLKPFSADVLVSTVTRALQTDTAASAAPPDAGAETDDDAEPIDPRQIVTQNKTMKELLTFAENVAYSQSTVLISGETGTGKELFARYIHQCSPRAGKPFLAVNCAALPEGLLESELFGHEKGSFTGAITAKQGKFELANGGTLLLDEVTEMSLPLQAKLLRVLQEHEVDKVGGREPIPVNVRVIATTNRDPKALIAEQKFREDLYYRLNVIPLKLPPLRERKEDIPVLADHFAKKHGQRNNKAIAGVADETKKLLQKYQWQGNVREFENIMERAVLLCNADTIQPSNLFMDDDAATAAQPASANGAGSPLGNFRGTLQEMERELILRTLEETEGNKTKAAEQLGISIRTLRNKLTEYKENTSTN; encoded by the coding sequence ATGAAAACCAAACGCCACATCCTGATCGTCGATGACGAACCGGACATGCGCGCCGCGCTGACCGCCGCGCTCAAGCGCGAGGGGCACGATCTCAAAACCGCCGAGAACGGCAAAGAAGCGCTGAACCTGGTCGAGATCGAGGACTTCGACCTCGTCATCTCCGACGTCAAGATGCCGAAGATGACCGGCGCGGAACTGCTGAAAGCCATCAAGGAACTCAAACCCGAAACGCGCGTCATCATGATGACCGCCTACGGCACCATCGACAACGCCGTCGAAAGCATGAAGCAGGGCGCGTTCGATTACCTGCTGAAACCGTTTTCCGCCGACGTGCTGGTCTCCACCGTCACCCGCGCACTGCAAACGGACACCGCCGCCAGCGCGGCGCCGCCGGATGCGGGTGCGGAGACGGACGACGACGCGGAACCCATCGACCCGCGCCAGATCGTGACGCAGAACAAAACCATGAAGGAACTGCTGACCTTCGCCGAGAACGTGGCGTACAGCCAGTCGACGGTGCTCATCTCCGGCGAGACGGGCACCGGCAAGGAACTGTTCGCGCGCTACATCCACCAGTGCAGTCCGCGCGCCGGCAAACCGTTTCTCGCCGTCAACTGCGCCGCCCTGCCGGAGGGACTGCTGGAGTCGGAATTGTTCGGGCATGAAAAAGGATCGTTCACCGGCGCCATCACCGCCAAGCAGGGCAAGTTCGAACTCGCCAACGGCGGCACGCTGTTGCTGGACGAAGTCACCGAGATGTCCCTGCCCCTGCAGGCGAAACTCCTGCGCGTTTTGCAGGAGCACGAGGTGGACAAGGTCGGCGGCAGGGAACCCATCCCGGTCAACGTGCGCGTCATCGCCACGACCAACCGCGACCCGAAGGCGCTGATCGCCGAGCAGAAGTTCCGCGAGGATCTGTATTACCGGCTGAACGTCATCCCGCTCAAACTGCCGCCCTTGCGCGAGCGCAAGGAAGACATCCCCGTGCTGGCCGACCACTTCGCGAAGAAGCACGGGCAGAGGAACAACAAGGCGATTGCCGGCGTGGCCGACGAGACGAAGAAACTGTTACAGAAATATCAATGGCAGGGGAACGTGCGCGAGTTCGAGAACATCATGGAGCGCGCGGTTCTTCTGTGCAACGCCGACACCATCCAGCCCTCCAATTTGTTTATGGATGACGATGCGGCGACTGCCGCCCAGCCCGCCAGCGCGAATGGAGCAGGCAGTCCTTTGGGGAATTTCCGGGGAACGCTCCAGGAGATGGAGCGGGAATTGATTTTGAGGACGCTGGAAGAAACCGAAGGCAACAAGACCAAAGCCGCCGAACAACTCGGCATCTCCATCCGCACCCTCCGCAACAAACTCACCGAGTATAAGGAAAATACCTCTACCAACTAA
- a CDS encoding tetratricopeptide repeat protein, with protein sequence MVSRTPFKVGFIVLTLGVCLVFVLTNFAQAQQTAGPIKIQDIQLGPHPDKTRVVILLNRPVDYRVIPDLANKRIGIFLRGAVLHPRVKPQAYKDVNLTQIEARELEGIVKITLHFHQVNTQFIHFKENNPPRIVFDLAKKSPLTITQSKKTLVPEPKQETQKPPRVKGMTPDQIEKTVRTEGEDKLRYGWDDYTRGLTLFQQQNYKEASAALREYVRNFGGSPYAANAAYLTAEAEWKIAVQKPEPNFEDVIDAYHFAIRKYPDSKFFDHALYKLATIYDDLDFILEAKTHYEQGIERNPRSRYNDARKLGLARMMFKEGRLDEAYRAFRVILKDQATEPKARASVYQIAQAYYDRKQYDKALDVFEDAIARWPKELNTTPDLNFTIGELYFSRQQYVEARKYYFQLVNLQPDTLKAHEALNRIGDSYLLEKNGMAAYSVFERSQKIDPDGPRALYAKIRMADIGIRYPGLDVPDLVMDNPAYFKPYETYDAIFAGTEARNVRSEVLLSRGSALFQEQRFLQAIQEFKRLLDRDKSSRHYRTAKNAIHHALAHLIDQYSKQGGHLPILYAYNDFLTLGIGDIDDLKTQLQIGEAYQAIGMHAEALKFFEQVKLKDAQGVYSDRLFLNLGEIHLAQNRFEDAELVSKTFLNNYPDSPEVPDAMMLLAQAYRGQKRIDKAVQTYESIIARNNGRVALAWYRLAEIWMESDDLTRAGDAYRQVIDHSDRTLRNPPEFIQSTYYKLGIVYHLQGRYSESLNMLESGRKRFPDHALRSYADFLIADNLEQLSQPKQAQAELQEMIKTKDNGQSLVQDAAEIRLKVMDWENRLKDLL encoded by the coding sequence ATGGTAAGCAGGACTCCATTCAAAGTCGGATTCATCGTTCTGACGCTGGGGGTGTGCCTGGTATTCGTCTTGACGAATTTCGCCCAGGCGCAACAAACGGCGGGACCCATTAAAATTCAGGACATCCAACTCGGACCGCATCCGGATAAAACGCGGGTGGTCATCCTGCTCAACCGTCCCGTGGACTACCGGGTGATTCCGGATCTGGCCAACAAGCGCATCGGTATTTTTCTGCGCGGCGCGGTTCTGCATCCGCGCGTCAAACCTCAGGCGTACAAGGATGTCAACCTGACGCAGATCGAAGCCCGCGAACTGGAAGGCATCGTCAAGATCACCCTTCACTTCCACCAGGTCAACACGCAGTTCATCCACTTTAAGGAAAACAATCCGCCCCGCATCGTGTTCGACCTGGCAAAAAAATCGCCGCTCACCATCACGCAGTCCAAAAAGACACTAGTTCCCGAGCCCAAGCAGGAAACCCAAAAGCCGCCCCGCGTGAAAGGCATGACTCCGGATCAGATCGAAAAAACCGTGCGCACCGAGGGAGAAGACAAACTGCGCTATGGGTGGGATGATTACACGCGCGGGCTCACCCTGTTCCAGCAACAGAATTACAAGGAAGCTTCCGCCGCACTCCGCGAGTATGTCCGGAACTTCGGCGGCAGTCCCTACGCCGCCAACGCGGCTTACCTGACTGCGGAGGCGGAATGGAAAATTGCCGTGCAGAAACCCGAACCGAATTTTGAGGACGTCATCGACGCCTATCATTTCGCCATCCGCAAATACCCGGACTCCAAATTCTTCGATCACGCCCTGTACAAACTGGCGACGATTTACGACGATCTCGATTTCATTCTGGAAGCGAAAACCCATTACGAGCAGGGCATCGAGCGCAATCCCCGAAGCCGCTACAACGATGCACGCAAGCTGGGCCTCGCTCGCATGATGTTCAAGGAAGGCCGCCTCGACGAGGCGTACCGGGCGTTCCGCGTCATCCTGAAAGACCAGGCCACGGAGCCCAAGGCACGGGCCAGCGTGTACCAGATCGCGCAGGCCTATTATGACCGCAAGCAATACGACAAGGCCCTCGATGTATTCGAGGATGCGATCGCGCGCTGGCCAAAAGAACTGAACACCACGCCGGATCTCAATTTCACCATCGGCGAGTTGTATTTCTCCCGCCAGCAGTACGTCGAGGCGCGCAAGTATTATTTTCAACTGGTCAACCTGCAACCGGATACCTTGAAGGCACACGAGGCGCTGAACCGCATCGGCGATTCCTACCTGCTGGAAAAAAACGGCATGGCCGCCTACTCGGTATTCGAACGGTCGCAGAAAATCGATCCGGATGGGCCGCGCGCTCTGTACGCAAAAATCCGCATGGCGGACATCGGCATCCGTTATCCCGGTCTCGACGTACCGGACCTGGTGATGGACAACCCGGCGTACTTCAAACCTTATGAAACGTACGACGCCATCTTTGCGGGCACCGAAGCGCGCAACGTCCGCTCGGAAGTCCTGCTCAGCCGCGGCTCGGCTCTTTTTCAGGAACAGCGCTTCCTGCAGGCCATTCAGGAATTCAAACGCCTGCTCGACCGCGACAAGTCGTCGCGGCATTACCGCACCGCGAAAAACGCCATTCACCACGCTTTGGCTCACCTGATCGACCAGTATTCGAAACAGGGCGGACATCTGCCCATCCTTTATGCGTACAACGATTTCCTGACACTCGGCATCGGCGACATCGATGACTTGAAAACACAACTCCAGATCGGCGAAGCCTACCAGGCTATCGGCATGCACGCGGAGGCGTTGAAGTTTTTCGAGCAGGTCAAGCTGAAGGACGCACAGGGAGTGTACTCGGACCGGCTGTTTTTGAATCTCGGCGAAATTCACCTCGCGCAAAACCGGTTTGAGGACGCGGAACTCGTCAGCAAAACCTTCCTCAACAATTATCCCGACAGCCCCGAGGTGCCGGATGCGATGATGCTCCTCGCACAGGCTTACCGCGGGCAGAAGCGCATCGACAAGGCGGTGCAGACGTACGAATCCATCATCGCCCGCAACAATGGCCGGGTCGCGCTGGCCTGGTACCGGCTGGCGGAAATCTGGATGGAGTCGGACGATCTCACCCGCGCGGGCGACGCCTACCGCCAGGTGATCGATCACTCCGACCGCACCCTGCGCAACCCGCCGGAGTTCATCCAGTCCACCTACTACAAGCTGGGCATCGTGTATCACCTGCAGGGCCGTTATTCGGAATCGCTCAACATGCTGGAGTCGGGACGCAAACGCTTTCCCGATCATGCGCTCCGTAGCTACGCGGATTTCCTCATCGCCGACAACCTGGAACAACTCTCTCAGCCCAAACAGGCGCAGGCGGAGTTGCAGGAGATGATCAAGACAAAGGACAACGGACAAAGCCTGGTGCAGGACGCGGCGGAGATCCGCCTCAAGGTCATGGACTGGGAAAATCGTTTAAAAGACCTGCTGTGA
- a CDS encoding HDOD domain-containing protein, translating to MTAAILQSFRNLPSLPTHPEQIAKVLDVLNKTSSADYNLLHLIQYDPIISARILAVANLPVYGYERRVESLHQAAGLLSPSLVTSVILTTPVFEMFRDADHTYHQKFDHLQLWAHGAVTGTLAAFLAHKLGAVEEDVCLTLGLLHDLGKMALIINHPKEVLEALDRSRKEKLPLSKSLQDAAGCTPEQVAGQLADEWHYPETLIGFIQSMGNDRHPGEYGPVAIVRLANRLAEEWGYGDGLHLPEDEPLDVLAAALGVPLSDLDAWKADMQSEAESRARSILTKTLS from the coding sequence GTGACAGCGGCCATACTGCAATCTTTCCGCAACCTGCCGAGCCTCCCCACGCATCCGGAGCAGATTGCCAAGGTCCTCGACGTGCTCAACAAAACCTCATCGGCCGATTACAACCTGTTGCACCTGATTCAATACGACCCCATTATCTCCGCGCGCATCCTGGCGGTCGCCAATCTGCCGGTGTACGGTTACGAGCGACGCGTGGAGTCCCTGCACCAGGCGGCGGGTCTGCTTTCGCCCAGCCTGGTGACCAGCGTCATCCTCACCACGCCGGTATTCGAGATGTTCCGCGACGCCGACCACACGTATCACCAGAAATTCGATCATCTCCAATTGTGGGCGCACGGTGCGGTGACGGGAACCCTCGCCGCGTTTCTTGCGCACAAACTGGGCGCGGTGGAAGAGGACGTGTGCCTCACGCTGGGCCTTCTTCACGACCTGGGAAAGATGGCGCTGATCATCAACCATCCGAAGGAAGTATTGGAAGCGCTGGACCGCAGCCGGAAGGAAAAGCTTCCGCTGTCCAAATCGCTTCAGGACGCCGCCGGATGCACGCCGGAGCAGGTAGCGGGACAACTGGCGGATGAATGGCATTACCCGGAGACGTTGATCGGTTTCATCCAGTCCATGGGGAACGACCGGCATCCCGGCGAGTATGGCCCCGTGGCGATTGTCCGGTTGGCCAACCGGCTGGCAGAGGAGTGGGGGTACGGCGATGGACTTCACCTGCCGGAAGACGAACCACTCGATGTCTTGGCCGCCGCCCTCGGTGTGCCGCTTTCAGATCTGGATGCCTGGAAAGCGGACATGCAATCCGAAGCGGAAAGCCGCGCCCGGTCCATCCTCACTAAAACGCTTTCCTGA
- a CDS encoding ATP-binding protein, translating into MTDESQDRQVPDLETLQAAFQAFNETTRHLQESYEKLQAHVRALDLELEKKNAELERNLKEKEAVRSYLDNILQSLTTGVIVVDGAQRITTFNKTAERITGLREHAVRHKTLGEVFDVDPFAQLIERAADTPDQPVFQESVLTTDGRDLRLRTAASPVLDAQGARIGTMLLVEDITELKRLEEEAERNDRLRAMGEMAAGIAHEIRNPLASIELFASLLKKDLGDDEEKRAPADHIINGVRNMDRTISSLLLFAKSPEPSRSQCDLNQLLENLLADQTQLQVPDNVNVVCDFGAGTMTANADEHLLKQVFLNFLRNAVQAMPVGGTLTIKTERGDAPAGETFHRHFIRTTIADTGIGIAQKDQTHIFNPFFSTKEKGTGLGLAIAHNIIKAHHGTIDVDSQPGRGTTFTINLPGSDTPAS; encoded by the coding sequence ATGACGGATGAATCCCAGGACCGGCAGGTGCCGGATCTCGAAACCCTTCAGGCCGCATTCCAGGCGTTCAACGAGACCACCCGCCACCTGCAGGAGTCGTATGAGAAACTGCAGGCACACGTGCGCGCGCTTGACCTCGAGCTCGAAAAGAAAAACGCCGAACTCGAACGGAACCTGAAGGAGAAGGAAGCGGTCCGCAGTTACCTGGACAACATCCTGCAAAGCCTCACCACCGGCGTCATCGTGGTGGACGGCGCACAACGCATCACCACCTTCAATAAAACCGCCGAGCGCATCACCGGCCTCAGGGAACACGCGGTCCGCCACAAAACTCTGGGCGAGGTGTTCGACGTCGATCCCTTTGCCCAATTGATCGAGCGCGCGGCCGATACGCCGGACCAGCCGGTGTTCCAGGAATCGGTGCTGACCACCGACGGACGCGACCTGCGTCTGCGCACCGCCGCCTCGCCCGTGCTCGACGCACAGGGCGCACGCATTGGCACCATGCTCTTGGTCGAGGACATCACCGAACTCAAACGCCTCGAAGAGGAAGCGGAACGCAACGACCGACTGCGCGCCATGGGCGAGATGGCCGCGGGCATCGCCCACGAGATCCGCAATCCCCTCGCCAGCATCGAGCTGTTCGCGTCCCTGCTCAAAAAAGATCTGGGCGACGACGAGGAAAAACGCGCGCCCGCCGACCACATCATCAACGGCGTGCGCAACATGGACCGCACCATCTCCAGCCTGCTCCTGTTCGCCAAGTCGCCGGAGCCGTCGCGCAGTCAGTGTGACCTCAATCAGCTTTTGGAAAACCTGCTCGCCGACCAGACACAATTGCAAGTTCCGGACAACGTGAACGTGGTGTGCGACTTCGGCGCGGGAACCATGACCGCCAACGCGGACGAGCACCTGCTCAAGCAGGTGTTCCTCAACTTCCTGCGCAACGCCGTGCAGGCCATGCCCGTCGGCGGCACGCTGACCATCAAAACCGAACGCGGCGACGCACCCGCGGGCGAGACGTTCCACCGCCACTTCATCCGCACCACCATCGCCGACACCGGCATCGGCATCGCGCAGAAGGATCAAACGCACATCTTCAATCCGTTTTTCAGCACGAAGGAAAAAGGCACCGGCCTGGGCCTCGCCATCGCGCACAACATCATCAAGGCGCACCACGGCACCATCGACGTGGACAGCCAACCCGGGCGCGGCACCACCTTCACCATCAACCTCCCTGGCTCGGACACGCCCGCGTCATGA